gagtttTCAATGCTTAAGAGTAAATAATTGATGCTTTCAAGTGTTTGTAGATTTGAAGATGAGTAGGATTACcaagtattcaaataaattatcaacTGGATGGTGTATATTAGCAAGAAGGTTCAATTCAAGCATACCCGCAAGTGAAATTTCCAATGATGTAACCAAAAAGGTATGTAAAATCTTGATGTCATCACCCGCAGTAACTCTTGATACTTCTCTTGACCAAAATGGTGTCCGGGTTTCACCTGAAATTGTTGAGGATGTTCTTAAGAGATTTGAGAATGCTGGTATGGTAGCATATCGATTCTTTGAGTGGGCCGAGAAGCAGCGACATTATACGCATAGCATTAGAGCTTATCATACCATGATAGAGTCTTTAGCTAAGATAAGACAGTATCAGATCATGTGGGATCTTGTCAATGCCATGAGGAAGAAGAGAATGTTaaatgttgaaacgttttgtattATTATGAGAAAGTATGCCAGAGCTCAGAAGTTAGAGGAAGCTGTTTATACATTTAATGTTATGGACAAGTATGATGTTCCACCCAATTTAGCAGCCTTCAATGGGTTGCTTAGTGCTTTATGCAAGTCCAAGAATGTCAGGAAAGCTCAAGAGATTTTTGATGGTATGAAACACCAGTTTGCTCCTGATTCGAAAACGTATAGTATTTTGCTTGAAGGATGGGGAAAGGCTCCGAATTTGCCTAAGGCGAGGGAAATTTTTCGAGAAATGGTTGACGTTGATTGCAGCCCGGATATTGTGACTTATGGAATCATGGTAGATATTCTTTGCAAGGCTGGAAGGGTTGATGAAGCACTTGGCATTGTTAGGGAAATGGATTCCACATTGTGTAAGCCAACGTCTTTTATTTATAGTGTTTTGGTTCATACTTATGGGATTGAAAATCGGATTGAAGACGCTGTTGATACATTTCTAGGAATGGAAAAGAATGGAGTCAAGGCTGATGTGGCTGTATATAATGCTCTGATTGGTGCTTTTTGCAAAGTCAATAAATTTAAGAATGTTTACAGGGTCTTAAATGAGATGGATTACAAGGGTGTGAAACCCAATTCAAGAACCTTCAATATCATTCTGAATAGTTTAATTGCCCGTGGAGAGACTGATGAGGCTTTTAAGGTGTTTCGCAAGATGATCAGGGTATGCGAGCCGGACGCAGACACATATACGGTGATGATAAAAATGTTTTGCGACAAAAAAGAGTTAGAGATGGCTCTTAAGGTGTGGAGTTACATGAAGAAAAAACGATTTGTTCCGAGTATGCATACGTTTTCAGTGCTTATAAATGGAGTATGTGAGAAAGGTGATGTTTCTCAAGCTTGTGTTTTGTTGGAAGATATGATAGAAAAGGGAATTCGTCCTTCAGGTGCGACTTTTGGAAGGTTAAGACATTTGCTCATAAAAGAAGGAAGAGAAGATGtccttgaatttcttcaagaaAAAATTAATGTTCTTGTAAAGGAGCCTTTATGGGATTGATTGATTATGTTCTAACAACTAAAGATTATTTGTTGTGTTAATCAATCACTGAAAAGATTTTTTTGCAGGTCAATTCttatcctttattttatttaaatgcttaGCTTACAGAGTTTATTAGTGAACTGATAAATCTTGTAAATAGTTAGGCCATGCCAATCAGCCGCATGGATGCAGTCAAGAGAAATTTGAGAGTGAGATTCTCCATGGATATTTTTGAAAGCCCCTCTTTCAGATTACAGCTTTGCTGATAAGGTTGGATGCCAGGTATGCCAAAATTCCACCCATTTTGTTTTGATGATTCTCTACCAATTTGGTGTAGCTCAATTGGTGCCAGAGTTGTTTTCAAGGAAGTGAAGTCTTTAGTTCGAACTAGGAGTGTAACCGAGCAGATTTAAATCCCGTGTTATTAGAAATTGACtttaatatatttgaaatagaCTCGATCTCACTCAGTCGAATTCGAGTTCATGCTACTTGATTAGTTtactttttgatattttatttttataataatacctttacttttatacaaaaatttcattgttaaatatttatatacataaTCTAGTTGACGTTAATTCTCAATTATTCTGCGGAGCTCAAGTTCTTAAAACAAAATTCTATTGATTAGGAGTCAAGTTTTGAGTTTTGAATTTTAGAGTCAAGTGTTTCGACTTGAATTGCTTCGATAACAGCCCTAATTCAAATCCACAATagaaaattaatagtaaaaaaagTCATGACTTTATACTGCATTTATATGTAGGACAGTAGGAGCATATGGATCTAGCCAGAGAGAAGCTGTAAGGGAATCACTTGTGCTACAAAAAAATGGCAATACTGCAGCTAGTCTTTTGCTGCCCTTGCCCAAGAAAGCACAAAAGATTCTCGTTGCTGGCACTCACGCTGACAACTTGGGTTATCAGTGCGGTGGTCGGACAATCCAATGGCATGGACTTGGCGGAAACACTCTCACTGCTGGTACTCACATTCCTTACATTATACAGTCAATATTGATTTATAATGattcttttagtaatttattcgAATCAAACACACTGTCAGCACATAGAAGTTTGAGATCAATAGTATCACTCCCAACTTTAGGTTAAAATTACTCTTTATTCTCCTGAAAAATACAGTTTTccttttgacattttaattttagttaaccaatattttagtttttcagAAATACCTTTTTGTGCTCTATACACATTTTCAGTATTTATGTTGTCGTGCTATATTAATTAACCTTAAAATTTTATCGAAATTTAATGTGCCAATTTGCATGAACAGGAACCACAATCCTATGAATGTTGGCGATCCTAAATATGATCTGCTCGGTCCATTCAGATTTTGCCTCAAGACTATGTTTACTGAAGCTATATACCTCAACTTGAACATTGTCTGATTCATATGCTTTAATATAAATCCTGAcattgtaaatattatttttcaaaaataccttcTGAAAATGTGTTATTTCGCTCAATGTTGAACTTCAAAAAAATtcgcaaaataaataaattctgaTCTATGTTGTTGATGTAGTCACCTTAGTTAGAAAATTCAAACAATTTTTGTTAATCCTGGAGGAATCATTACGGAAAAGCATAGAGGCAGAAGTCATAAGCATCTATACCATGAATGAGACTGAATGAAAAAGACACAAACGGGTTGAAACTGAGTCATATTACGAAATTTAATTTGGATccaatatttattattattcaatgtggtctatttattatatttatatgaatttgAACTAGATTCTTAtgaacttaaatttttaattaaaaataaaggtaCTCGGCCAAttgaacatattttttttacccCTTTCTTGATAACATAATCAGTTACGGACCTTATGGTTAATCATGTAAAGGAAACTATGTCTATGATAAACTAATTTTCTGAATTCTCGTTTTGGTTTACACAATTGTTCAGTAGAACAATTTTTGAGGAAGCAAAGATATTACATCAAAATTTTACTATCTTTTCACATCAAGAAAGCATGAAAATAAGTTTTATTTAGCATCTTCTGCGAACCCTACAACGTGAACTAATTTTTAAGTTTGCATTGCCGATGAGCATCTAATAAATCTCACAATCGCTTGACCAAGCATTCGGTCTATCATTGTATTATGAAGTAACAATGGCCTATTAATGCCTTCTTGTTTTAGATTCACCCTTCGAAAGTACCACTCCTGAAAGCTTGTTGACCTCGTAAAGTAGTCCCGCTGAGAACAAGAAACTGCGCAAACATACAAAAAGTTAAATATGGTGATTAGCGTACAATTACAAGACGTTCAATTTTAGCATTTAAAATGCTGGTTAGATGATGCCTCTTTCTATTTTTTCCTCAAGCTGATTGTTATAATAAATAGGATAAGATTGTGATGCCATTAAAACCTATGTAGCGCAGACACAGAAATGCTGAAATAGAAAGCACTGAAATGGAAAATtgcaaaacaatattttttaataagaatAGATTATAAATCTAGAGTTTTCAAATTTCTGAAGCGTTTCtggaaaaataaacaaattctgAAACGCAGGACTTAAAAAAGTTTCGGTGCAACATacattaaaagtttaaaacctacattctatttaaataagtaaaatttcattataaaattgaactcctaaaaattttaaacaagCCAACTCACATTATTCATGCGTAAAAGAATATGCTAAGTATTGCTAACCAAGTTACTTCAGAAATATGGATGGGTTAACAATATACAACAGTTACActtcttttaatatttcaaCCCATTTCTGCACAGTAAACTTAAGAGAAGGGTTTCAAATTATGCTGGCTTAATAAATTATGACGACCCCTATGCTAATGTGTGAGAAAGTACCATTGCAAGGAGGTATTGGGACTCAAATTTTATGGTCAATTCAATTCTTCCTGAAAATGCCCAGTGGTTCATGATTTTTAAGTTTTTCTATCTAGCACTAGCATGCTTAAACAAATATGCAAAATTAAACCAACCCATTCGTTGCGTGCTGGCATTATTACCATGTAGTGATGGAAACTCGATGAACAGTGCTAGCTGCAATTAGAGCAACAGCTTCAGCCAGTATAACTGCAAAAGAGAgggaagaaaaataaaagactgTAAATGCAAACGATTTAGTTCAATAATTGATGCAGCTCAAAAGTAGATGTAGCTAATTAGAGTTTGTGTATAGCAGTATTAAGTAAAAAAAGGCTGAGATATAAGATGTGCAATTCTTCATACAATTACTCAGCAGATAATGCTGTGCAAGTTAAAGTcattgaaaaatattcaaagaaTAACCACCATCCTAGTCCATGATCCCAAACCCAATTCCGTCACCTCCAAAGATTTCAATTCGAACATTGATGTCCAGCAATGAACTATGAAAAAGAGATTAAATTGCCAGTGCCATGAGCAAGGTAGTTGATGAGCGACAACACAAATATGTTTCAAAAAGACAAACAAATAAACATCTACTTGCATGACATTTTCTTGTCCTTTCAAGTTATAGTTGGATCAAATTCGAAGAGATATATGCGCTCTCAAACAGATAATATAATTTTCATATGCTCTGTCAATAGTGCCATGGTTAAGATTTATTAAAAGGTAGAGGCTGGAAAGAGAGAAGAAAAGGTCAAGTAATACAAGCAACCGCTGATTGCATAAATCATGGCAGGGATGCACTTGTCAGGCCTTGACTTGCCGTCAAAAGAGTGAATTATGTCATACAGGTAGGGACACAAATAGATGCATACATagaaaatta
This region of Mercurialis annua linkage group LG1-X, ddMerAnnu1.2, whole genome shotgun sequence genomic DNA includes:
- the LOC126666069 gene encoding pentatricopeptide repeat-containing protein At1g77360, mitochondrial, yielding MSRITKYSNKLSTGWCILARRFNSSIPASEISNDVTKKVCKILMSSPAVTLDTSLDQNGVRVSPEIVEDVLKRFENAGMVAYRFFEWAEKQRHYTHSIRAYHTMIESLAKIRQYQIMWDLVNAMRKKRMLNVETFCIIMRKYARAQKLEEAVYTFNVMDKYDVPPNLAAFNGLLSALCKSKNVRKAQEIFDGMKHQFAPDSKTYSILLEGWGKAPNLPKAREIFREMVDVDCSPDIVTYGIMVDILCKAGRVDEALGIVREMDSTLCKPTSFIYSVLVHTYGIENRIEDAVDTFLGMEKNGVKADVAVYNALIGAFCKVNKFKNVYRVLNEMDYKGVKPNSRTFNIILNSLIARGETDEAFKVFRKMIRVCEPDADTYTVMIKMFCDKKELEMALKVWSYMKKKRFVPSMHTFSVLINGVCEKGDVSQACVLLEDMIEKGIRPSGATFGRLRHLLIKEGREDVLEFLQEKINVLVKEPLWD